One Pseudopipra pipra isolate bDixPip1 chromosome 26, bDixPip1.hap1, whole genome shotgun sequence DNA window includes the following coding sequences:
- the FBXO47 gene encoding F-box only protein 47 isoform X1: MSCSAGSSCNSIPSHKPRRSRRSRGCWDTLDTDSQSLSALGHFQTLPLEIFHMVLKYLSVKDISTLSMVSKSLGQHLIHYISTSAGTRRLLLQDFHNLELPGRREGASILEHYKSLGLLLKRCTLLLPTRDRLKYVHKVLSEVSCFKLSGCASPLHCLGLKCYGVFLQILTAGWDELECHRVFNFLWELSSLARKVQTVVSSRAGSARKLELRIRLYCRRVLLNHWIHRSDFAFWLTRILKPWPIVNQARLLYIIFGPVSSLDGHVVWQKMIEGPTDESSLKGLAEAIKLLYDTEAREWTADDVISLVDELSVVPQEWLMENNARLLLLSGNNICFTFMASKAVNGRAVELARLMVFMALVCEKDLYCMDWVVKMMQKVCRVFSTPWERNNFLQCLENTFAHMLMDMLQAVLAGGHDEEDNTFLNLFHLVNAQANFHKEILFLAMRSSPNTT; the protein is encoded by the exons atgagctgcagtgcagggagcagctgcaatTCCATCCCCAGCCACAAACCCCggcggagccgccgctcccgaggctgctgggacacccTGGACACGGATTCCCAGTCCCTGTCAGCACTGGGACACTTCCAAACCCTGCCCTTAGAGATCTTCCACATGGTGCTGAAATATCTCTCAG TGAAGGACATCAGCACGCTGAGCATGGTGTCCAAAAGCCTCGGCCAGCACCTGATTCACTACATCTCCACCTCGGCAGGGACCCGCCGGCTCCTCCTGCAGGACTTCCACAACCTGGAGCTGCccggcaggagggagggagcctCCATCCTGGAGCACTACAAATCCCTAG GGCTGCTGTTGAAGAGGTGCACGTTGCTGCTGCCCACCAGGGACAGGCTGAAGTACGTACACAAGGTACTCTCAGAA GTCTCCTGTTTTAAGCTCAGTGGTTGTGCCAGCCCTTTGCACTGCCTGGGGTTAAAGTGCTACGGGGTGTTTTTACAG ATCCTGACAGCAGGCTGGGATGAACTCGAGTGCCACCGGGTCTTTAACTTCCTCTGGGAGCTGAGCAGTTTGGCCAGGAAAGTGCAGACAGttgtcagcagcagagcag gcagtgccaggaagCTGGAGCTGAGGATCAGGCTGTACTGCAGGAGGGTCCTGCTCAACCACTGGATCCACAGGAGCGACTTTGCCTTTTGGCTCACCCGCATTTTGAAGCCCTGGCCCATCGTGAACCAGGCCCGGCTGCTCTACATCATCTTTGGGCCCGTGTCCTCTCTGGATG GACACGTGGTGTGGCAGAAAATGATAGAAGGACCAACAGATGAGAGCAGTCTGAAGGGTTTAGCTGAAGCAATTAAGCTGCTGTATGACACAGAAGCCAGAGAGTGGACAGCAGATGATGTTATCAGCCTCGTGGATGAGCTGTCAG TTGTTCCCCAGGAATGGCTCATGGAGAACAACGCTcggctcctcctcctcagtggGAACAACATCTGCTTCACCTTCATGGCCAGCAAGGCTGTGAATGGCAGGGCTGTGGAGCTGGCCAGGCTCATGGTCTTCATGGCTTTG GTGTGTGAGAAGGACCTTTACTGCATGGACTGGGTGGTGAAAATGATGCAGAAGGTCTGCAGGGTTTTCAGCACTCCCTGGGAGAGAAACAACTTCCTGCAGTGCCTGGAGAACACCTTTGCCCACATGCTCATGGAcatgctgcaggcagtgctggctg GGGGGCACGATGAGGAGGACAACACCTTCCTGAATTTGTTCCACCTGGTGAACGCCCAGGCAAACTTCCACAAGGAAATCCTGTTCCTGGCCATGAGGAGCAGCCCCAACACCACCTGA
- the FBXO47 gene encoding F-box only protein 47 isoform X4 codes for MSCSAGSSCNSIPSHKPRRSRRSRGCWDTLDTDSQSLSALGHFQTLPLEIFHMVLKYLSVKDISTLSMVSKSLGQHLIHYISTSAGTRRLLLQDFHNLELPGRREGASILEHYKSLGLLLKRCTLLLPTRDRLKYVHKVLSEVSCFKLSGCASPLHCLGLKCYGVFLQILTAGWDELECHRVFNFLWELSSLARKVQTVVSSRAGSARKLELRIRLYCRRVLLNHWIHRSDFAFWLTRILKPWPIVNQARLLYIIFGPVSSLDVVPQEWLMENNARLLLLSGNNICFTFMASKAVNGRAVELARLMVFMALVCEKDLYCMDWVVKMMQKVCRVFSTPWERNNFLQCLENTFAHMLMDMLQAVLAGGHDEEDNTFLNLFHLVNAQANFHKEILFLAMRSSPNTT; via the exons atgagctgcagtgcagggagcagctgcaatTCCATCCCCAGCCACAAACCCCggcggagccgccgctcccgaggctgctgggacacccTGGACACGGATTCCCAGTCCCTGTCAGCACTGGGACACTTCCAAACCCTGCCCTTAGAGATCTTCCACATGGTGCTGAAATATCTCTCAG TGAAGGACATCAGCACGCTGAGCATGGTGTCCAAAAGCCTCGGCCAGCACCTGATTCACTACATCTCCACCTCGGCAGGGACCCGCCGGCTCCTCCTGCAGGACTTCCACAACCTGGAGCTGCccggcaggagggagggagcctCCATCCTGGAGCACTACAAATCCCTAG GGCTGCTGTTGAAGAGGTGCACGTTGCTGCTGCCCACCAGGGACAGGCTGAAGTACGTACACAAGGTACTCTCAGAA GTCTCCTGTTTTAAGCTCAGTGGTTGTGCCAGCCCTTTGCACTGCCTGGGGTTAAAGTGCTACGGGGTGTTTTTACAG ATCCTGACAGCAGGCTGGGATGAACTCGAGTGCCACCGGGTCTTTAACTTCCTCTGGGAGCTGAGCAGTTTGGCCAGGAAAGTGCAGACAGttgtcagcagcagagcag gcagtgccaggaagCTGGAGCTGAGGATCAGGCTGTACTGCAGGAGGGTCCTGCTCAACCACTGGATCCACAGGAGCGACTTTGCCTTTTGGCTCACCCGCATTTTGAAGCCCTGGCCCATCGTGAACCAGGCCCGGCTGCTCTACATCATCTTTGGGCCCGTGTCCTCTCTGGATG TTGTTCCCCAGGAATGGCTCATGGAGAACAACGCTcggctcctcctcctcagtggGAACAACATCTGCTTCACCTTCATGGCCAGCAAGGCTGTGAATGGCAGGGCTGTGGAGCTGGCCAGGCTCATGGTCTTCATGGCTTTG GTGTGTGAGAAGGACCTTTACTGCATGGACTGGGTGGTGAAAATGATGCAGAAGGTCTGCAGGGTTTTCAGCACTCCCTGGGAGAGAAACAACTTCCTGCAGTGCCTGGAGAACACCTTTGCCCACATGCTCATGGAcatgctgcaggcagtgctggctg GGGGGCACGATGAGGAGGACAACACCTTCCTGAATTTGTTCCACCTGGTGAACGCCCAGGCAAACTTCCACAAGGAAATCCTGTTCCTGGCCATGAGGAGCAGCCCCAACACCACCTGA
- the FBXO47 gene encoding F-box only protein 47 isoform X2, translating into MSCSAGSSCNSIPSHKPRRSRRSRGCWDTLDTDSQSLSALGHFQTLPLEIFHMVLKYLSVKDISTLSMVSKSLGQHLIHYISTSAGTRRLLLQDFHNLELPGRREGASILEHYKSLGLLLKRCTLLLPTRDRLKYVHKVSCFKLSGCASPLHCLGLKCYGVFLQILTAGWDELECHRVFNFLWELSSLARKVQTVVSSRAGSARKLELRIRLYCRRVLLNHWIHRSDFAFWLTRILKPWPIVNQARLLYIIFGPVSSLDGHVVWQKMIEGPTDESSLKGLAEAIKLLYDTEAREWTADDVISLVDELSVVPQEWLMENNARLLLLSGNNICFTFMASKAVNGRAVELARLMVFMALVCEKDLYCMDWVVKMMQKVCRVFSTPWERNNFLQCLENTFAHMLMDMLQAVLAGGHDEEDNTFLNLFHLVNAQANFHKEILFLAMRSSPNTT; encoded by the exons atgagctgcagtgcagggagcagctgcaatTCCATCCCCAGCCACAAACCCCggcggagccgccgctcccgaggctgctgggacacccTGGACACGGATTCCCAGTCCCTGTCAGCACTGGGACACTTCCAAACCCTGCCCTTAGAGATCTTCCACATGGTGCTGAAATATCTCTCAG TGAAGGACATCAGCACGCTGAGCATGGTGTCCAAAAGCCTCGGCCAGCACCTGATTCACTACATCTCCACCTCGGCAGGGACCCGCCGGCTCCTCCTGCAGGACTTCCACAACCTGGAGCTGCccggcaggagggagggagcctCCATCCTGGAGCACTACAAATCCCTAG GGCTGCTGTTGAAGAGGTGCACGTTGCTGCTGCCCACCAGGGACAGGCTGAAGTACGTACACAAG GTCTCCTGTTTTAAGCTCAGTGGTTGTGCCAGCCCTTTGCACTGCCTGGGGTTAAAGTGCTACGGGGTGTTTTTACAG ATCCTGACAGCAGGCTGGGATGAACTCGAGTGCCACCGGGTCTTTAACTTCCTCTGGGAGCTGAGCAGTTTGGCCAGGAAAGTGCAGACAGttgtcagcagcagagcag gcagtgccaggaagCTGGAGCTGAGGATCAGGCTGTACTGCAGGAGGGTCCTGCTCAACCACTGGATCCACAGGAGCGACTTTGCCTTTTGGCTCACCCGCATTTTGAAGCCCTGGCCCATCGTGAACCAGGCCCGGCTGCTCTACATCATCTTTGGGCCCGTGTCCTCTCTGGATG GACACGTGGTGTGGCAGAAAATGATAGAAGGACCAACAGATGAGAGCAGTCTGAAGGGTTTAGCTGAAGCAATTAAGCTGCTGTATGACACAGAAGCCAGAGAGTGGACAGCAGATGATGTTATCAGCCTCGTGGATGAGCTGTCAG TTGTTCCCCAGGAATGGCTCATGGAGAACAACGCTcggctcctcctcctcagtggGAACAACATCTGCTTCACCTTCATGGCCAGCAAGGCTGTGAATGGCAGGGCTGTGGAGCTGGCCAGGCTCATGGTCTTCATGGCTTTG GTGTGTGAGAAGGACCTTTACTGCATGGACTGGGTGGTGAAAATGATGCAGAAGGTCTGCAGGGTTTTCAGCACTCCCTGGGAGAGAAACAACTTCCTGCAGTGCCTGGAGAACACCTTTGCCCACATGCTCATGGAcatgctgcaggcagtgctggctg GGGGGCACGATGAGGAGGACAACACCTTCCTGAATTTGTTCCACCTGGTGAACGCCCAGGCAAACTTCCACAAGGAAATCCTGTTCCTGGCCATGAGGAGCAGCCCCAACACCACCTGA
- the FBXO47 gene encoding F-box only protein 47 isoform X3: MSCSAGSSCNSIPSHKPRRSRRSRGCWDTLDTDSQSLSALGHFQTLPLEIFHMVLKYLSGTRRLLLQDFHNLELPGRREGASILEHYKSLGLLLKRCTLLLPTRDRLKYVHKVLSEVSCFKLSGCASPLHCLGLKCYGVFLQILTAGWDELECHRVFNFLWELSSLARKVQTVVSSRAGSARKLELRIRLYCRRVLLNHWIHRSDFAFWLTRILKPWPIVNQARLLYIIFGPVSSLDGHVVWQKMIEGPTDESSLKGLAEAIKLLYDTEAREWTADDVISLVDELSVVPQEWLMENNARLLLLSGNNICFTFMASKAVNGRAVELARLMVFMALVCEKDLYCMDWVVKMMQKVCRVFSTPWERNNFLQCLENTFAHMLMDMLQAVLAGGHDEEDNTFLNLFHLVNAQANFHKEILFLAMRSSPNTT, encoded by the exons atgagctgcagtgcagggagcagctgcaatTCCATCCCCAGCCACAAACCCCggcggagccgccgctcccgaggctgctgggacacccTGGACACGGATTCCCAGTCCCTGTCAGCACTGGGACACTTCCAAACCCTGCCCTTAGAGATCTTCCACATGGTGCTGAAATATCTCTCAG GGACCCGCCGGCTCCTCCTGCAGGACTTCCACAACCTGGAGCTGCccggcaggagggagggagcctCCATCCTGGAGCACTACAAATCCCTAG GGCTGCTGTTGAAGAGGTGCACGTTGCTGCTGCCCACCAGGGACAGGCTGAAGTACGTACACAAGGTACTCTCAGAA GTCTCCTGTTTTAAGCTCAGTGGTTGTGCCAGCCCTTTGCACTGCCTGGGGTTAAAGTGCTACGGGGTGTTTTTACAG ATCCTGACAGCAGGCTGGGATGAACTCGAGTGCCACCGGGTCTTTAACTTCCTCTGGGAGCTGAGCAGTTTGGCCAGGAAAGTGCAGACAGttgtcagcagcagagcag gcagtgccaggaagCTGGAGCTGAGGATCAGGCTGTACTGCAGGAGGGTCCTGCTCAACCACTGGATCCACAGGAGCGACTTTGCCTTTTGGCTCACCCGCATTTTGAAGCCCTGGCCCATCGTGAACCAGGCCCGGCTGCTCTACATCATCTTTGGGCCCGTGTCCTCTCTGGATG GACACGTGGTGTGGCAGAAAATGATAGAAGGACCAACAGATGAGAGCAGTCTGAAGGGTTTAGCTGAAGCAATTAAGCTGCTGTATGACACAGAAGCCAGAGAGTGGACAGCAGATGATGTTATCAGCCTCGTGGATGAGCTGTCAG TTGTTCCCCAGGAATGGCTCATGGAGAACAACGCTcggctcctcctcctcagtggGAACAACATCTGCTTCACCTTCATGGCCAGCAAGGCTGTGAATGGCAGGGCTGTGGAGCTGGCCAGGCTCATGGTCTTCATGGCTTTG GTGTGTGAGAAGGACCTTTACTGCATGGACTGGGTGGTGAAAATGATGCAGAAGGTCTGCAGGGTTTTCAGCACTCCCTGGGAGAGAAACAACTTCCTGCAGTGCCTGGAGAACACCTTTGCCCACATGCTCATGGAcatgctgcaggcagtgctggctg GGGGGCACGATGAGGAGGACAACACCTTCCTGAATTTGTTCCACCTGGTGAACGCCCAGGCAAACTTCCACAAGGAAATCCTGTTCCTGGCCATGAGGAGCAGCCCCAACACCACCTGA